Below is a genomic region from Patescibacteria group bacterium.
GAAGAGATAAACCGGGATAAGCTAGCCATGGTTTATGATTTATTGAATAAGCAGTCGGGCATCAAAGGCTTGTCCGGCGTTAATGATTTCCAGCAGTTGCTTAAAATGGTGTCGCTCGGCAGCCAAGAAGCTAATCTGGCTTTTGATTTAGCTATTAACCGTTTAATAAAATATATCGGCGCTTACTGGACCGAGCTGGAAGGCAAAGCCCAGGCGATTGTTTTTACCGGGGCTATAGGCGCCGGCAATCCGCTGACGCGCAACCAAGTGATGAAAAAAATAAAATGCTTGGGCAAATTGCCGATGCTGGCGGTTAAAACCAATGAGGAGCTGATGATAATGAGAGAAGTAAAAGAATTGATTGGTAATCATTGATAATGGCAGTAGGCAAAGGTTTGGCTTTGTAATTTTTCTCGTTGCGGAACTCGCCCGAGATTACTCGGGCTCAGACCTGCCTGCCGGCAGGCAGGCAGTCCTCACTTCAAAAAATGACAAAGCCAAACCTTGATGCATACACGATATTTATGATAAAAAAATTATTCAGCGGTGAAATAAACAGCATTACCTTGGCCGCCTTGCTGGTCGGCGGGTCTTCTTTAGTTAGCCGCTTGCTGGGAATTTTTCGCGATCGTATTTTGGCCGGGCAATTCGGCGCCGGCGATACCTTGGATATTTATTACGCCGCTTTCCGCATCCCGGATTTAATTTTTAATTTATTGGTTTTAGGCGCTTTGTCGGCCGGCTTTATCCCTATTTTTACCGCCTTGATTAAAAGCCCTTTGGAGAAAATAAAATCTTTGCTGGGAGGAGACGAACGTAAAGAAGCTTGGCAGTTGGCCAGTAATATTTTAAATATCCTGGGCCTCGGGCTTTTGCTTTTGTGCGGCTTGGGCGTGATTTTCGCGCCTGGGGTTATGCGCTTAATTACTCCGGGCTTTAGCCAAGAGAAAATGGATTTAACCGTAAGTCTATCCAGAATTATGTTTTTGTCGCCGATATTTTTAGGCATTTCCAGCGTTTTCGGCGGGATTCTGCAGTCGTTTAAAAGGTTTTTTGTCTATTCAATGTCGCCGATATTTTATAATATCGGCATAATCATCGGCGCGTTATATTTTGTTCCGCTTTGGGGGATCTATGGTTTGGCCTGGGGCGTGGTTTTGGGCGCGGTTCTGCATATGGCGGTGCAGCTTCCGGCTTTGCTGGAGCTAGGTTTCAAATATAGTTTTAAATTTGAAATTAAAAATCCCAGGGTAATTAAAATTTGGCTGATGATGGTGCCGCGGACTATGAGTTTGGCTATTTCGCAGTTGAATCTCCTAGTTATTACCGTAATCGCCTCAACTTTAGCCTCGGGGTCGCTCGCGGTTTTTAATTTTGCCAATAATCTGCAGTCTTTTCCCGTGGGTATTTTCGGCATTTCTTTCGCCATAGCCGCTTTTCCCGCCTTAGCGGCTTCGGCTTTTGATAAAAAGAATTTAGTCAAAGATTTGTCTTTGACGGTCAGGCAGATATTATTTTTTATCATTCCGTCAACGGTTATTTTATTGGCTTTGCGCGCGCAAATTATCAGGGTTATTTTAGGCACCGGCAAGTTTGACTGGCAGGATACGCTTTTAACTATTGATACTTTGGGTTTTTTCGCCATATCGCTTTTCGCCCAAGCCTTGATTCCGCTGTTAATCCGCGTTTTTTACGCGCGCCATGATTCTAAAACGCCTTTTTTTATCGGCTTCGGGTCGGCTTTGATTAATATTTTTCTCTCATTTAGATTTTCACAAAGCCTGGGCGTGGCCGGATTGGCTTTGGCTTTTTCCATAAGCAATGTATTAAATTTAATCTTGCTTTGGGCTTGGCTGAATCTTGAAATAGGCAGGATTGATGAGCTGAAAATTCTTATTTC
It encodes:
- the murJ gene encoding murein biosynthesis integral membrane protein MurJ, which gives rise to MTKPNLDAYTIFMIKKLFSGEINSITLAALLVGGSSLVSRLLGIFRDRILAGQFGAGDTLDIYYAAFRIPDLIFNLLVLGALSAGFIPIFTALIKSPLEKIKSLLGGDERKEAWQLASNILNILGLGLLLLCGLGVIFAPGVMRLITPGFSQEKMDLTVSLSRIMFLSPIFLGISSVFGGILQSFKRFFVYSMSPIFYNIGIIIGALYFVPLWGIYGLAWGVVLGAVLHMAVQLPALLELGFKYSFKFEIKNPRVIKIWLMMVPRTMSLAISQLNLLVITVIASTLASGSLAVFNFANNLQSFPVGIFGISFAIAAFPALAASAFDKKNLVKDLSLTVRQILFFIIPSTVILLALRAQIIRVILGTGKFDWQDTLLTIDTLGFFAISLFAQALIPLLIRVFYARHDSKTPFFIGFGSALINIFLSFRFSQSLGVAGLALAFSISNVLNLILLWAWLNLEIGRIDELKILISTVKFSLAALAAGLAVQGAKLAIGSKIDLDRFWEVAVQGLAAGLAGLLVYVLVCYILKSEELFNFWSSLKRRLAGIKKIETPDRGEARGI